A section of the candidate division KSB1 bacterium genome encodes:
- the priA gene encoding primosomal protein N': protein MNEYANIVFPIPVDHAFTYRVPEELRENLKVGQRVLAPFGRRRLTGFVVELAERCDLTELKEVADILDPEPLFAEEMLQLCRWIADYYICPLGEVLKAALPAGIHLESRRMVSLGTEVSADLLPDMERRAPRQALILRALMAKSPLSMAQLERKVGARGVSCAVAQLQEQGLVQVEELLPKAAVGVRTERWIVLQDGRSPEEWHTLVGELTTRAPRQAECLRVLLASEGYKTSLADLLRAARASGQSVAALLKAGLVRVVHREVSRDYYDRVPIPEAKAVVLTQEQQQALDVISQGLSAGTFSALLVHGVTGSGKTQVYIEAIRRALSMGKGAIVLVPEIALTPQIVARFRAHFQNQVTVSHSRLSPGERFDAWRRIRKGVHRIVIGPRSAIFVPVQNLGLVVVDEEQEATFKQMDMDPRYHGRDVAVMRAKLNNAVVVLGSATPSLETFYNAQTQKYQLVRLTHRIDHVPMPEVTIVDMTAERRAGRPRQPVVFSRLLEQKIEEKLSLGEQVILLQNRRGYATFIKCRDCGHVEQCRNCNVTLTFHMHDHTLRCHYCSFTKRAPTVCPNCGGTDILFKGTGTQRVEEALAQLFPQARVVRMDMDTTKGRRAHDRILESFERGEFDVLLGTQMVAKGLDFQRVTLVGVISADTGLFFPDFRAAEQTFQLLTQVAGRAGRVDKRGEVVIQSYSPHHYCLRFAQHHDFQGFYLQEIEDRRILGYPPFGRLAVVCFESVKEEKAARAARSFFDLLPKEGAPFRCFGPLPAPLVRLQRHYRWQVVLKGAKNRDPAGRAMNGALRQALQRYQKQHKDQSVSLAVDIDPVWML from the coding sequence GTGAACGAATACGCGAACATTGTTTTCCCGATCCCCGTTGACCACGCTTTCACCTATCGGGTGCCGGAGGAGTTGCGCGAGAACCTCAAGGTGGGGCAGAGGGTGCTGGCGCCGTTTGGCCGGCGTCGCCTCACTGGCTTTGTCGTGGAACTTGCCGAGCGCTGCGATCTGACCGAGCTCAAAGAGGTCGCCGACATCCTGGACCCGGAGCCGCTCTTCGCCGAGGAGATGCTGCAGCTCTGCCGGTGGATTGCCGACTACTACATCTGTCCTTTGGGCGAAGTGCTGAAGGCGGCTCTGCCTGCGGGTATCCATCTGGAGTCGCGAAGGATGGTGAGCCTGGGCACGGAGGTCAGCGCGGACCTGCTGCCCGACATGGAGAGGCGCGCACCGCGGCAGGCGCTCATCTTGCGGGCGCTGATGGCCAAGAGCCCCCTCAGCATGGCGCAATTGGAGCGAAAGGTGGGCGCGCGCGGGGTGTCCTGTGCCGTGGCACAGCTGCAGGAACAGGGGTTAGTGCAGGTCGAGGAGCTCTTGCCGAAGGCAGCGGTGGGCGTGCGCACGGAGCGATGGATTGTGCTGCAGGACGGCCGTTCGCCCGAGGAGTGGCATACGCTGGTGGGGGAGCTCACCACGCGGGCACCGCGCCAGGCAGAATGCCTGCGGGTCTTGTTAGCAAGCGAGGGGTATAAGACCAGCTTAGCAGACCTGTTGCGCGCCGCTCGTGCCTCGGGCCAGTCGGTCGCTGCCTTGCTCAAGGCCGGCCTGGTGAGAGTGGTGCACCGGGAGGTGTCGCGCGATTACTACGATCGCGTTCCAATTCCCGAAGCAAAGGCGGTGGTGCTCACCCAAGAGCAGCAGCAGGCGCTGGACGTTATCAGCCAGGGGCTGAGTGCGGGTACGTTTTCCGCCCTGCTGGTGCATGGCGTCACCGGCAGCGGCAAGACGCAAGTCTACATCGAGGCGATCCGCCGTGCCTTGAGCATGGGTAAGGGCGCGATCGTGTTGGTGCCGGAGATTGCGCTCACCCCGCAGATCGTGGCGCGCTTTCGAGCCCACTTTCAGAACCAGGTCACCGTGTCGCACAGCCGTCTCTCGCCTGGGGAGCGTTTCGATGCCTGGCGGCGCATCCGCAAAGGGGTGCACCGCATCGTCATCGGGCCGCGTTCGGCGATCTTTGTGCCGGTGCAGAACCTCGGCCTGGTGGTGGTGGACGAAGAGCAAGAAGCCACCTTCAAGCAGATGGACATGGACCCGCGCTACCACGGCCGCGATGTGGCCGTCATGCGCGCCAAGTTGAACAATGCGGTCGTCGTCCTGGGCAGCGCCACCCCGTCCTTGGAGACCTTCTACAACGCGCAGACGCAGAAGTACCAGCTGGTGCGACTTACCCACCGCATCGACCATGTGCCCATGCCCGAGGTGACCATCGTGGACATGACCGCCGAGCGTCGCGCCGGCCGTCCCCGGCAACCAGTGGTTTTTTCCCGGCTCCTCGAGCAGAAGATCGAGGAGAAGCTGTCCCTCGGCGAACAGGTGATCCTGCTGCAAAATCGCAGGGGCTACGCCACGTTCATCAAGTGTCGCGACTGCGGGCACGTGGAGCAGTGCCGCAACTGTAATGTCACCCTCACCTTCCACATGCACGACCACACGTTGCGCTGCCACTACTGTTCCTTCACCAAACGCGCGCCCACGGTCTGCCCAAACTGCGGCGGCACCGATATTCTGTTCAAGGGGACTGGTACGCAGAGGGTTGAGGAGGCTCTGGCGCAGCTCTTCCCGCAGGCGCGCGTGGTGCGCATGGACATGGACACAACCAAAGGGCGTCGGGCCCACGACCGCATCTTGGAGAGCTTTGAGCGCGGGGAATTCGACGTCCTCCTCGGCACGCAGATGGTGGCCAAGGGGTTGGACTTTCAGCGGGTGACGCTGGTGGGGGTGATTTCGGCAGATACCGGACTGTTCTTCCCGGACTTTCGTGCCGCCGAGCAGACTTTTCAGCTCCTCACCCAGGTGGCCGGCAGGGCTGGCCGTGTGGACAAGCGCGGGGAGGTGGTCATCCAATCGTATTCGCCGCACCACTACTGCCTGCGGTTCGCGCAGCATCATGACTTTCAGGGCTTTTACCTGCAGGAGATCGAGGACCGCCGCATCCTCGGTTACCCGCCGTTTGGACGCCTGGCAGTGGTCTGTTTTGAGAGCGTGAAGGAGGAGAAGGCGGCCAGGGCGGCAAGGAGCTTTTTTGACCTGCTCCCCAAAGAGGGGGCACCGTTTCGCTGTTTCGGCCCGCTCCCTGCGCCGCTGGTCCGCTTGCAGCGCCACTATCGCTGGCAGGTGGTGCTGAAGGGCGCGAAGAACAGAGACCCGGCAGGTCGCGCCATGAATGGCGCCCTCAGGCAGGCCCTGCAGCGCTACCAGAAGCAGCACAAGGACCAAAGCGTCAGCCTCGCTGTGGACATAGACCCGGTTTGGATGCTGTAG
- a CDS encoding exonuclease SbcCD subunit D, with protein sequence MKLLHVSDTHLGYSEYGKVDPRTGLNQREQDFYDAWNQVVAAALAHRPEVFVHAGDLFHTSRPTNRAIRVALEGIQRIVEAGIELVMVSGNHSTPRIAATGSIFESIALFPKVHAAYGGRYERFSIGDVDFHCVPHCALSEELEAAFKAVAFRPEARYNVLVTHGAWTSGQTYSMGEFNEQRLPDVEAALVKTFDYVALGHYHRHIAIKPHVCYSGATERTSLNEWANETGFLLVDLESKQVQYCPVTSRPMVKLPAVDCTGLDAPQIYDELAALSSKVPEGAIVGLSLVNLRHQTLLRLDVRQIDALFPQAFHLDRQFSQQPAEEGKAAGATAIEALPVEFDRYVQSLDASEAEKERLRQLGHRYLAPEQ encoded by the coding sequence ATGAAACTTCTTCACGTCTCTGACACCCATCTGGGGTACTCAGAGTACGGCAAGGTTGACCCGCGCACTGGACTCAACCAGCGCGAACAGGACTTTTACGATGCTTGGAACCAGGTGGTGGCGGCCGCCTTGGCGCACAGGCCCGAGGTGTTCGTCCACGCGGGGGACCTGTTCCATACCTCCAGACCCACCAACCGCGCCATCAGGGTTGCCTTGGAGGGGATCCAGAGGATCGTGGAGGCAGGGATCGAGCTCGTCATGGTGTCCGGCAACCATTCCACCCCGCGCATTGCTGCCACAGGGTCGATCTTCGAAAGCATTGCCCTCTTCCCCAAGGTGCATGCCGCCTATGGCGGGCGCTATGAGCGCTTTTCCATCGGGGATGTGGATTTCCACTGTGTGCCGCACTGCGCGCTGAGTGAGGAGCTCGAGGCGGCGTTCAAGGCGGTGGCCTTCCGGCCCGAGGCCCGCTACAACGTGCTGGTCACCCATGGCGCTTGGACCAGCGGGCAGACCTACTCGATGGGGGAGTTCAATGAACAGCGCCTCCCCGACGTGGAAGCCGCGTTGGTGAAGACGTTCGACTACGTCGCGCTCGGCCACTATCACCGGCACATCGCCATAAAGCCGCATGTCTGCTACTCCGGGGCCACCGAGCGCACCAGCCTCAATGAATGGGCGAACGAGACGGGGTTTCTGCTCGTCGACCTGGAGAGCAAACAAGTGCAGTACTGCCCGGTCACCAGCCGCCCCATGGTGAAGCTCCCTGCGGTGGATTGCACTGGGCTCGACGCGCCGCAGATCTACGATGAGCTGGCGGCGCTGAGTAGCAAAGTGCCCGAAGGTGCTATCGTCGGCCTGAGCCTGGTGAACCTGCGCCATCAGACGTTGCTGCGGCTGGATGTGCGCCAGATCGATGCGCTTTTCCCCCAGGCATTTCACCTGGACAGGCAGTTCTCCCAACAGCCCGCAGAGGAAGGCAAGGCAGCGGGCGCAACGGCCATCGAGGCCCTGCCTGTGGAGTTCGACCGCTACGTGCAGAGCCTCGACGCCTCGGAGGCCGAGAAGGAGCGTCTGAGACAATTGGGCCATCGCTACTTGGCGCCGGAGCAGTGA
- a CDS encoding carboxypeptidase regulatory-like domain-containing protein, with translation MNLRCVTVLAVLLTTGMALAQETGRIEGTVVDEATGKGIAGASILAYPQSEGGRLVATESDERGSFVLQGLQATAYDLRVTAPDYAPQLQQWLVVTAGKTKSLTIRLRGKGSMVARTFDLRYKNPVELANLIKPFLSENGEVIPGQTMRVLTVRDTPEVLDKVASLLARYDVQPKQVRLDLHLFLADGRGERKTEIPADIAPVVKKLSALFRYSHYSLLGTGTATVYSGELCLLQVGVSEHRFASCSIERVEYLEADGGAVRLEKLHLNTPIPGVNFGTSLNLPLGEFVVVGRASSKGPEEAVVAVMKAELVK, from the coding sequence ATGAACCTGCGGTGTGTGACAGTGCTTGCCGTTCTGCTGACCACAGGTATGGCCCTGGCACAGGAGACGGGCAGAATCGAGGGGACCGTTGTAGATGAAGCGACCGGCAAGGGGATCGCGGGAGCAAGCATCTTGGCCTACCCGCAGAGCGAAGGGGGGCGGCTTGTCGCAACCGAGAGCGACGAGCGCGGCTCGTTTGTCCTGCAGGGTCTGCAGGCCACAGCCTACGACCTCCGTGTGACGGCGCCAGACTACGCCCCGCAACTGCAGCAGTGGCTCGTCGTGACGGCGGGCAAGACCAAGTCGCTGACCATAAGGCTTCGCGGCAAGGGCTCCATGGTCGCTCGCACCTTTGACCTCAGGTACAAGAATCCTGTCGAGCTGGCGAACCTGATCAAGCCGTTCCTGAGCGAGAATGGCGAGGTCATCCCCGGGCAGACCATGCGCGTGCTCACCGTGCGCGACACCCCCGAGGTGTTGGACAAAGTCGCCAGCCTGCTTGCCCGCTACGATGTGCAGCCCAAGCAGGTGCGCCTCGACCTGCATCTCTTCTTGGCGGACGGGAGGGGCGAGCGCAAGACGGAGATTCCCGCAGACATTGCTCCGGTGGTGAAGAAACTGAGCGCGCTTTTTCGCTACAGCCACTACTCGCTGCTCGGCACCGGAACCGCCACGGTGTACAGCGGCGAGCTCTGCCTGTTGCAAGTCGGCGTCTCCGAGCACAGGTTCGCCTCCTGCAGCATCGAGCGCGTGGAATACCTCGAGGCAGACGGCGGCGCGGTGAGGCTTGAGAAGCTGCACTTGAACACGCCGATCCCAGGGGTGAACTTCGGCACGAGCCTCAACCTGCCCCTCGGTGAGTTCGTGGTGGTGGGGAGGGCGAGCAGCAAGGGCCCGGAGGAGGCGGTAGTCGCCGTGATGAAGGCGGAACTGGTCAAGTAG
- a CDS encoding anti-sigma factor yields the protein MKCTRVRELLELYAGNDLPPRLQERVSRHLDSCAACQAELVRLQRVLAAGRRCFAPAEEVAAGVRLWPRVRAELARDRQRAQFARARVRLALVGVGLTVLVAGAAFWLRDFAMRSAGESALQPAKKLVSQGAALPVVEGGLEPGTTPLVLHVDDPRMTIVWFLD from the coding sequence ATGAAGTGCACACGCGTGCGGGAGCTGCTCGAACTCTACGCGGGGAACGACCTTCCGCCGCGGCTGCAGGAGCGGGTGAGCCGCCACCTCGACAGTTGCGCTGCCTGCCAGGCTGAGCTCGTGCGCTTGCAGCGTGTCTTGGCGGCGGGCAGGCGGTGTTTTGCCCCTGCGGAAGAAGTCGCTGCGGGGGTGCGGCTGTGGCCCAGGGTCCGCGCAGAACTTGCCCGGGATCGCCAGCGAGCGCAATTTGCGAGAGCGCGTGTGAGGCTGGCTTTGGTGGGCGTCGGCTTGACCGTGCTGGTGGCAGGTGCAGCCTTTTGGCTGCGTGATTTCGCCATGCGCTCAGCTGGGGAGAGTGCGCTCCAGCCGGCGAAAAAGCTGGTGAGCCAGGGCGCTGCCCTGCCCGTAGTTGAGGGGGGGCTTGAGCCCGGTACCACCCCGTTGGTCTTGCATGTCGATGACCCGCGCATGACCATCGTCTGGTTCTTGGATTAG
- a CDS encoding sigma-70 family RNA polymerase sigma factor, whose protein sequence is MQAVDERQLLQQARRGDKAAFGTIVERYQSRVFALALRTLGDRGLAREASHEAFVRLYCSLHRVDLARPLFTYLYRIVVNLCYDIVARERRSGRGLARDEDAQEEPDHDAGPEEETERAELFAVVRSLAQRLGVKRRAAFVLRDLEGLEIGEIARILRCRQSTVRSHLCLARRALRDIIESEFPELLER, encoded by the coding sequence GTGCAGGCAGTCGATGAGCGACAACTCCTCCAGCAGGCGCGCCGCGGAGACAAGGCGGCGTTTGGAACCATAGTGGAGCGCTACCAGAGCCGTGTCTTCGCCTTGGCTCTGCGCACGTTGGGCGACAGAGGCTTGGCGCGCGAGGCAAGCCATGAGGCTTTTGTGCGCCTATACTGCTCCCTGCACAGGGTGGACCTCGCGCGGCCTCTCTTCACGTATCTCTACCGGATCGTGGTCAATCTCTGCTACGACATCGTCGCCCGCGAGCGGCGTTCGGGACGAGGGCTCGCACGCGACGAAGATGCCCAGGAGGAGCCAGACCATGACGCCGGGCCTGAAGAAGAGACCGAACGCGCGGAGCTCTTTGCCGTGGTGAGGAGCCTGGCGCAACGCTTAGGTGTTAAGCGACGTGCTGCCTTTGTGCTGCGCGACCTCGAGGGCCTGGAGATTGGCGAAATCGCGCGCATCCTACGCTGCCGGCAAAGCACCGTGAGGAGCCACCTCTGCTTGGCGCGGCGGGCGCTGCGCGACATCATCGAAAGCGAATTCCCTGAACTGCTGGAGAGGTAG
- a CDS encoding DedA family protein, giving the protein MTQAILQFGYPLVFIGVMLQGELPVLLGGFLIHQGYFDWVPLIFWASLATALGDQLYFSLARWQGRRWLARFFASSKKLCQAEEVIQRHGALIVLLMRFLYGLRPFLPGVLGLSRVGFWQFTLLNSVGACLWAGLFAAIGYVVGDGASLVAANLRALERGILFGTISLSLILALVRWCRPWSQAGKGPAGGKPKDAHR; this is encoded by the coding sequence ATGACGCAGGCCATTTTGCAATTCGGCTACCCCCTCGTTTTTATCGGGGTGATGCTTCAGGGTGAGCTGCCCGTGCTTTTGGGCGGTTTCTTAATCCACCAGGGTTACTTTGACTGGGTTCCGCTCATCTTCTGGGCAAGCTTGGCTACTGCGCTGGGCGATCAGCTTTACTTCTCTCTGGCCCGGTGGCAAGGGAGGAGGTGGTTAGCGCGCTTTTTTGCCAGTTCAAAGAAGCTTTGTCAAGCTGAAGAAGTGATTCAGCGGCATGGAGCCCTGATCGTGCTGCTCATGCGTTTTCTCTACGGGCTACGTCCCTTCCTTCCCGGAGTCCTCGGGCTCTCCCGGGTTGGCTTCTGGCAATTCACCCTGTTGAATAGTGTCGGGGCCTGTTTGTGGGCAGGGTTGTTCGCCGCTATCGGCTACGTTGTCGGCGACGGGGCCTCGCTGGTTGCCGCCAACCTCCGTGCACTGGAGCGTGGAATCCTTTTCGGGACGATCTCCCTTTCGCTGATCCTGGCGCTCGTCCGCTGGTGCAGGCCCTGGTCGCAGGCCGGCAAAGGCCCCGCGGGTGGAAAACCCAAAGATGCTCATCGATAG
- a CDS encoding glycoside hydrolase family 97 protein has product MERFPASALILAVVFSLGFRTAQAKRSLLLSPEGRTEVMVKVAEAITYSVRHDGREIVSPSPISLTLGDGTVLGLRPALRRTQQREIKQVIRPVVKEKSAEILDHYRELVLDFEEGFSLVFRAYNDGVAYRFVTRLPGEITVKAEQASFRFPADCMTYFPEEESFFSHSERLYLHIPLSLITPGRFCSLPALVEIPDRPKVAITESDLEDYPGMYLTGSGDGPNTLVGLFPHYVLEDSARSDRDLVPTRRADFLARTRGERVFPWRVLVIADRDGDLVENQMVYKLARPLELDDTSWIKPGKVAWDWWNALNVYGVDFRAGINTATYKYYIDFAASYGIEYVILDEGWYKLGNLLEVNPDINMEELTAYAREKNVGLILWVVWKTLDNQMQEALDQFQRWGIKGIKVDFMQRDDQEVVNFYWRVAREAAKRHLVVNFHGAHKPTGLRRAYPNVLTREGVRGMEWSKWSTGASPDNAVTIPFLRMLAGPMDYTPGAMWNATRDQFRPVMTLPMSQGTRCHQLAMYVVYESPLQMLSDSPTRYLKEPECMEFLAKVPMVWDETRVLDARVAEYILLARRNGQEWWLGAMTNWTPRDLQVDFSFLGPGRFELQAYQDGINADRCAMDYKRVVKTIDAGHREEIHLAPGGGWATYIVPTPD; this is encoded by the coding sequence ATGGAACGTTTCCCAGCCAGCGCACTGATCCTGGCCGTGGTGTTCAGCCTCGGGTTTCGCACCGCGCAGGCGAAACGAAGTCTCCTCCTTTCTCCAGAAGGGCGCACAGAGGTGATGGTAAAGGTCGCGGAGGCCATCACCTACTCGGTCCGCCACGACGGGAGGGAGATCGTTTCCCCCTCACCCATCTCCTTGACGCTGGGCGATGGCACCGTCCTCGGTCTCCGGCCCGCGCTCCGGAGGACGCAGCAGCGCGAGATCAAGCAGGTGATCCGCCCGGTGGTGAAGGAGAAATCCGCGGAGATCCTGGACCACTACCGGGAGCTCGTGCTCGACTTTGAAGAAGGCTTTTCCCTCGTTTTCCGAGCCTACAATGACGGGGTAGCCTACCGCTTTGTCACGCGGCTGCCCGGAGAGATCACGGTGAAGGCGGAGCAGGCCTCGTTCCGGTTCCCAGCCGATTGCATGACCTACTTCCCCGAGGAGGAGAGTTTCTTTTCCCACTCGGAGCGACTTTATTTGCACATCCCCCTGAGCCTGATCACCCCGGGCCGCTTCTGCTCGTTGCCGGCACTGGTAGAGATCCCGGATCGACCCAAGGTGGCGATCACCGAATCGGACCTCGAGGACTACCCGGGGATGTACCTGACCGGCTCGGGAGACGGGCCCAACACCCTCGTAGGCCTCTTCCCCCACTACGTGCTTGAGGATAGCGCCCGGAGCGACCGCGACCTCGTGCCCACCCGGCGCGCGGATTTCCTCGCCCGGACGCGCGGTGAGCGGGTTTTCCCCTGGCGGGTGCTGGTCATCGCCGATCGCGACGGGGATCTGGTGGAGAACCAGATGGTCTACAAGCTGGCCCGCCCCCTGGAGCTCGACGATACCTCCTGGATCAAACCGGGGAAGGTTGCCTGGGATTGGTGGAATGCGCTCAACGTGTACGGCGTGGACTTCCGTGCAGGGATCAACACCGCCACCTACAAGTACTACATCGACTTCGCCGCCAGCTATGGGATCGAGTACGTGATCCTCGATGAAGGATGGTACAAGCTGGGCAATCTTCTGGAAGTGAATCCGGACATCAACATGGAAGAACTCACGGCGTACGCCCGCGAAAAGAACGTCGGCCTCATCCTCTGGGTTGTGTGGAAGACGCTGGACAATCAAATGCAGGAGGCGTTGGACCAGTTCCAGCGGTGGGGCATCAAAGGGATCAAGGTCGACTTCATGCAGCGGGACGATCAGGAGGTGGTCAATTTCTACTGGCGGGTGGCCCGAGAAGCCGCTAAGCGTCACCTGGTGGTGAATTTTCACGGGGCGCACAAGCCCACCGGCCTGCGGCGGGCCTACCCGAACGTCCTCACACGGGAGGGGGTGCGAGGCATGGAATGGAGCAAGTGGAGCACCGGTGCCTCGCCCGACAATGCGGTGACCATCCCCTTCCTGCGAATGCTCGCGGGGCCCATGGACTACACCCCGGGCGCGATGTGGAACGCCACGCGCGACCAGTTCCGCCCCGTGATGACGCTGCCGATGAGCCAGGGGACTCGCTGCCACCAGCTCGCAATGTACGTCGTGTACGAAAGCCCCCTGCAGATGCTCTCCGATAGCCCCACCCGCTACCTGAAAGAACCGGAATGCATGGAATTCCTCGCCAAGGTTCCCATGGTCTGGGACGAGACGCGGGTCCTGGACGCCCGCGTCGCCGAGTACATCCTCCTGGCCCGGCGGAACGGCCAGGAGTGGTGGCTCGGGGCGATGACCAACTGGACGCCGCGCGACCTGCAGGTGGACTTCTCCTTCCTCGGCCCCGGCAGGTTCGAGCTCCAGGCCTACCAGGATGGGATCAATGCCGATCGTTGTGCCATGGACTACAAGCGGGTGGTCAAGACGATCGATGCGGGTCACCGGGAGGAGATCCACCTCGCACCCGGAGGTGGCTGGGCAACATACATCGTGCCGACGCCAGACTGA